The genome window TATTTCAATCCATTTGTAGTCTTGTAGTGGTTTTTCAAATGATTTAAATCGTGTATTATGATTTGATAATACTGCTGCATGGTTTTGCATTTCTTCTAATTTTTTAGATAGTATTGTGTATTCTTTTATATTTACATTTTTTAAATTATTTAGTTGTTCTTCTAATTCTTCTTCCATTGTTATATTATATGCCATTATATATTGACTCCTATTTTTAAAGAAACATATTCTAATTTTCTAAGCATTTATTTATATTTTTAATAAATTTAAGTTCTATTTTTATAAAATATATATTTAATCAATAATTATTTTAGAAAATATTTATTTTTTATCTTACAAAACCTTATTAAAATTTATTAAAATGCCATAATAATTATAAACTATTATATTTAACACTATATAAATAATTTATGCAATAAAATAAATCCTAAAAAAAATATGAAAAAACACTAAAAAAATAAAAAAAATATTAAACTAGAAAACACAAAATAACTATATAAGAATAAAAAAAATTTAAAAAATAGAAGTTTAATCATTATTATAAATAACAAAAAACTTACTAAGTAGATAAATATTTTATTAGTGTGAAAAAATTATGTCAGCAGCAGAGGAACGAATAAAACAGATAGAAGAAGAAATTAAAAATACTCAAAAAAATAAGGCAACATCACACCATATAGGTAAACTAAAAGCACAAATTGCACAACTAAAAGAAAAAATAGAAAAAAGCAATAGTTCTGGAAGCAAAGGTGAAGGATTTCTAGTACGAAAAAGTGGAGATTCAACAGCTGTACTACTAGGATTTCCATCTGTAGGAAAATCAACAATACTAAACTACCTAACAAATGCAAACTCAAAAGTAGGAGCATATGAATTTACAACACTTGACATTGTACCTGGAATCATGGAATATGATGATGCAAGTATACAAATACTAGATATCCCAGGAATTATAAAAGGAGCATCTAAAGGGAAAGGAAAAGGACGTGAAATACTTTCAGCAACACGTAATGCTGATTTAATCATAATGGTTCTAGATGTATTTCAACCAGAACATATGGATGTAATACTTGATGAGGTTAGAAACATTGGAGTAAGACCAAATGAAAAAAAACCTAATGTAAAAGTATCTAAAAAGAAAATGGGTGGACTTAACATAGTATCAACAGTAGAACTCACACACCTTGATGAAAAAACAATCCACTCAATACTAAGCCAGTATGGAATACACAGTGCTGATGTAGTACTACGTGAAGATGTAACAATAGACAGATTCATTGATGCACTTGAACCAAACCGTGCATATATACCAATGACAATAGTTGTAAATAAGATTGATATAGCAACAGAAGAACAACTAGCTAAGTTACGTGAAAAATTACCTAATGCATTATTTGTATCAGCTGATGATGGAATAATGATGGAAGAACTTAAAGAGAGAATATTCCAGGACTTAGATCTTATACGATTATATCTTAAACCTCAAGGAAAAAAGGCTGATATGGATGAACCATTAATCATAAGACGTGGCTCTACAATTGAGGATGTTGCACGAAAACTACACAGAGATTTTGTTAAAAACTTTAAATATGCAAAAGTTTGGGGAGATTCTGTTAAATTCCCAGGACAAAAAGTAGGTCTTGATCATGAACTTCAAGATCATGATATTGTACGAATAATCATAAAAAAATAACATTGTTCGTAAGATATTAAAATACTCTTTAATGAATTTAATGTAACTTTTATTATAATCATAGAATCTTTTATAAGGTAGTTTTTAGAGAATATTAACTATACCCACAAACACTAATTATTAAACAAACTTGTGATAAATCATATAATTTCAAAAATTGAATTTATTAAATTGTCACCAGTTTTTATTTTTATTTTTATTAAAAATTATCCCAAAAAGAAAATTATTTTTTTTTTAGAATTTTAACTTTTAAATATTAATGATATTAACTACTTTTTTTAACTAAATTTTATCCAATTTATTTTATTATTTTTAATAATTAAACTACAAGTTCGTATAATATATAACTTTTAAATTTTGTTTGTAATTTAAAAATATTTTTTTAAATAAAAGCATGTTAGTTTATATTAACATCATCTAACAAAACTATTAATCATACCCACAAAAAACATATAATTATTGTGATCACTTATAATTTTAGGAAAAAAGAAAGTTTATTTAAACTTTTTTTAAATCTACTAGGATTATAACTCACAATTTTAATTATATTTTCATATATTAAAAAAAAATAAAACGCCTTTTTTAACTTAAAAATTTTTTATAAAATATCTACTAAATTTACTATTTTTACATCTTGATTATTATCATTTAATGACTTTATAAGTTTATTAGCATAATCTAATTTCTTTTTTTTAAATTCATCAGCTATAGCTTGTGGTGTTGCTATATTAGGTCGTGAATATTGTGTTATTATACTTCCAAAATCCATTCCAGCCATAGTAATATCATTTATTCCTAGTGCATATATGGCAATATGTACTGCTCGATCTCCATCTGTAAAGCCACCATAGTTTTCAAGTAAACCTGTTGGTTTTGCTTGTGTTGTTGGTATTATATTTTCTAGATTTTTAACATGTTTTTTTATTTTATCTATGTTATCTCCATGTGCATGTACATAAAGTATTGATCCTTTATGATTTGCATTTTCTATGGGAGTAATTTTTCCATCAAGATCTGTAACTATAATATCAGGTATAATATCTTCTTCCATAAGTGCTTCTGTTGTACCATCAGCTGCAATTAAAGTATAATCATCAAGCTTAAAGTTTTCTTTAAGATAAGATATATGTTTTTTTATTGAAGGTCCTGCTCCAAATACAATTGCTTGTTTTTTAACATCCATATTATGTATGTTAAACTTACCTTTTTTCATGATTAATTCATTAAGTAAGTTTGCTGATTTTACATCTTCTTTCATACTAAAATTAAAATCATCCAAAATTTTCTCATACCAACTATTCCAGTTATTATATTCACACATTTTAATCTTTATTCTCCCTTTTTAGTTTATAAAGTTGTATTTTTCTTTTATATTATTACTTTTTTTTATCATGTTTTTTATAAGATATTATTTTAAGAAGTATGAACAAAAATAATTTATATAGTAAGGTTTGTGCTATTTTTTTTAAGATACAAAAAAAATTAGATTAACTGAAGTTAAAAAAACCTTTTTTTGATTAATTATTTTAATTCGAAGATTTTTTTTATTTCTTAAGCAAAAAAAAGTAGTATTTTTATTTTTTATGGATAAAAATCGAAAAATAATTCAAAAATAAAAGAAAAAACTAACTATTTTAGACAATATCTTATTATAAATTTTTTAAATAAACGTTTATAGAAAAAGAAATTAATATATATTGGAGGAATATTTCTAATGGATGACACAACTTTATTAATGATTCCAGGACCAACCACTGTTCCAAAAAGAGTTTTAGATGCAATGTCACAACCAATCATTAACCACAGAGGAGCAGAATATGGTGAATTTTTAGGCGAAACAACTGCAATGATGTCTGAAGTATTTCAAACAGACAATGACTCATATCTTTTAACAGGATCAGGAACATCAGCTATGGAAACTGCTGTTGCTAATATTGTTGAAAAAGGAGATAAAGTTATTAACATTGTTAGTGGTAAATTTGGTGAAAGATTACAACAACTAACCGAAGTATTTGGTGGAGAATCAATTGAAATTACAGTTCCATGGGGACAAGCAGTTGATCCTGCTGAAGTTAAACGTGTAGTTGAAGAAAATGATGATGCAAAAGCAGTAACACTTGTACATAATGAAAGTTCAACAGCTGTAGTAAATCCAATTAAAGAAGTTGGAGATATTATGAAAGATTATGATACATTATTTGTTGTTGATACTGTTTCATCACTTGCTGGGGATACTGTTAAAGTTGATGATTTTGGTCTTGACATTTGTCTTACAGGATCACAAAAATGTATTGCTGCACCACCTGGTATGGCTGCAATTACTATAGGTGATGATGCATGGAATGTTATTGATAATGTAGATTCACCAACATACTATCTTAATTTAAAGAAAATGAAAAAAAGTGGAGACAAAGTACCTCCTCAAACACCTTATACTCCTAATGTTTCAATGACTTATGCTATGAATGAAGCATTATCTATGGTTCTTGAAGAAGGTCTTGATGCACGTATTAAACGTCATCATACTGGAGCTGAAGCAACACGTCAAGCTGCTAAAGCACTTGGTCTTGAATTATTTGCACGTGAAGGTGATTATTCTAATACTCTTACAGCTATTAAAATGCCTGAAGGAGTTACTGATGATCAACTTCGTGGTACAATGAGAAACAAATATAACATTGAACTTGCTGGTGGACAAGACCATCTTAAAGGTAATATTTTCAGAATTGGTCATATGGGTATTACAGGACTTCCTGAACTTGCAGCAACATTCACATGTCTTGAAATGACTTTAAAAGAGTTTGGTTTCGACTTTGATGCTGGAGCTGGTGTTGCAGCTTTAGAAGATGTATATCTTAAAAATGCATAGATTAGTTTTTTAATAACGGAAACTTTTATATTTAAAGGTTTAAAATTTACTTTATTGTATTTTTAAACTTTTTTTATTTTTTACTTTTTTTGTAATATGTTTTAGTAATCTTTATATATGATGTAAGTTAAACTATTATTAACGGAAGTATATTTCCTACTTCCGGTTGAAAGGCAAATAAGTAAAAAGTATTAAAATAAATTTTTTCACAATCAAAAAAAAACTAAACATTAAAAGACGAAAAAAACCAACACATTTTTTACAAAATATTTGTATTATTAATTTAAAAATAAAAAAAACAACCACATACAAAAGGAGGATTTATAAGTGGTAGCAGAAGCATTACTAAA of Methanosphaera cuniculi contains these proteins:
- a CDS encoding OBG GTPase family GTP-binding protein, which encodes MSAAEERIKQIEEEIKNTQKNKATSHHIGKLKAQIAQLKEKIEKSNSSGSKGEGFLVRKSGDSTAVLLGFPSVGKSTILNYLTNANSKVGAYEFTTLDIVPGIMEYDDASIQILDIPGIIKGASKGKGKGREILSATRNADLIIMVLDVFQPEHMDVILDEVRNIGVRPNEKKPNVKVSKKKMGGLNIVSTVELTHLDEKTIHSILSQYGIHSADVVLREDVTIDRFIDALEPNRAYIPMTIVVNKIDIATEEQLAKLREKLPNALFVSADDGIMMEELKERIFQDLDLIRLYLKPQGKKADMDEPLIIRRGSTIEDVARKLHRDFVKNFKYAKVWGDSVKFPGQKVGLDHELQDHDIVRIIIKK
- a CDS encoding 6-hydroxymethylpterin diphosphokinase MptE-like protein is translated as MCEYNNWNSWYEKILDDFNFSMKEDVKSANLLNELIMKKGKFNIHNMDVKKQAIVFGAGPSIKKHISYLKENFKLDDYTLIAADGTTEALMEEDIIPDIIVTDLDGKITPIENANHKGSILYVHAHGDNIDKIKKHVKNLENIIPTTQAKPTGLLENYGGFTDGDRAVHIAIYALGINDITMAGMDFGSIITQYSRPNIATPQAIADEFKKKKLDYANKLIKSLNDNNQDVKIVNLVDIL
- a CDS encoding pyridoxal-phosphate-dependent aminotransferase family protein, which translates into the protein MDDTTLLMIPGPTTVPKRVLDAMSQPIINHRGAEYGEFLGETTAMMSEVFQTDNDSYLLTGSGTSAMETAVANIVEKGDKVINIVSGKFGERLQQLTEVFGGESIEITVPWGQAVDPAEVKRVVEENDDAKAVTLVHNESSTAVVNPIKEVGDIMKDYDTLFVVDTVSSLAGDTVKVDDFGLDICLTGSQKCIAAPPGMAAITIGDDAWNVIDNVDSPTYYLNLKKMKKSGDKVPPQTPYTPNVSMTYAMNEALSMVLEEGLDARIKRHHTGAEATRQAAKALGLELFAREGDYSNTLTAIKMPEGVTDDQLRGTMRNKYNIELAGGQDHLKGNIFRIGHMGITGLPELAATFTCLEMTLKEFGFDFDAGAGVAALEDVYLKNA